One stretch of Siphonobacter curvatus DNA includes these proteins:
- a CDS encoding Gfo/Idh/MocA family protein encodes MNRRTFLESTSKASLAFSATPLLSSFIRTEKYKTALIGSGWWGMNILRCAVQAGQSKVVALCDVDTRQIKSAQQELSKLTSDQPKVYRDYREMLAKEKPEIVIVATPDHWHPLCCIAAIESGAHVYVEKPIGHTLMEGRAMVNAARKHNCVVQVGTHRRVSPHNVSGMDFLKSGKAGKVGMVRAFVHYGGGPGEKTPAQEPPKELDWDFWCGPAPLGEYHASMHPKGFRLHLDYANGQLGDWGIHWLDQILWWSEDPFPKQVYSTGGRAIRRDDTNAPDHQVAVWKFDDFTVEWEHRLFAGNEAEKANVGCYFYGTEGTFHMGWTDGWTFYPSNKNKPVIHQDPSLDLPDQQNIAGLWRNFLDCISTGKRPVCDIEIGHRSTNMALLGMLSYKLGRSINWDGQKELVLNDDEANKLLRRDYRGQWQYPSV; translated from the coding sequence ATGAACCGAAGAACTTTTCTGGAAAGCACGTCCAAAGCTTCCCTGGCCTTCTCGGCTACGCCCCTGCTTTCGTCCTTTATCCGTACCGAAAAGTACAAGACTGCTCTGATCGGCTCGGGCTGGTGGGGAATGAATATTCTGCGTTGTGCCGTTCAGGCGGGGCAGTCGAAAGTAGTAGCCCTGTGCGATGTCGATACACGTCAGATCAAATCCGCCCAGCAGGAACTTAGCAAACTGACCAGCGATCAGCCCAAGGTCTACCGCGATTACCGCGAAATGCTGGCTAAGGAAAAACCAGAAATTGTGATTGTCGCTACTCCTGACCACTGGCATCCGCTCTGCTGCATTGCGGCGATCGAATCCGGGGCTCACGTGTACGTGGAAAAACCCATCGGGCATACGCTAATGGAGGGCCGGGCGATGGTTAATGCCGCCCGTAAGCACAACTGTGTCGTACAGGTAGGTACGCACCGCCGGGTTTCGCCCCACAACGTTTCCGGAATGGATTTTCTGAAATCCGGTAAAGCCGGCAAGGTGGGCATGGTACGGGCCTTCGTGCACTACGGTGGTGGCCCCGGCGAGAAAACGCCCGCCCAGGAGCCGCCGAAAGAACTCGACTGGGATTTCTGGTGCGGACCCGCTCCGCTCGGCGAGTATCACGCCAGTATGCATCCGAAAGGTTTCCGGTTACACCTCGATTACGCCAATGGGCAATTGGGCGACTGGGGTATCCACTGGCTCGACCAGATTCTGTGGTGGAGCGAAGATCCCTTTCCGAAACAGGTGTACTCGACGGGTGGCCGGGCCATTCGTCGCGACGACACCAATGCTCCCGACCATCAGGTAGCCGTCTGGAAATTTGATGATTTTACGGTGGAATGGGAACACCGCCTGTTCGCTGGCAACGAAGCCGAAAAAGCCAATGTAGGCTGCTATTTCTACGGCACGGAAGGTACCTTCCACATGGGCTGGACGGACGGGTGGACGTTTTACCCATCGAACAAAAACAAACCCGTCATCCACCAGGACCCTTCCCTCGATTTACCTGATCAGCAGAATATCGCCGGACTCTGGCGTAATTTCCTTGATTGTATTTCTACGGGTAAACGCCCCGTTTGCGACATCGAAATCGGGCATCGCTCCACTAATATGGCCCTACTGGGTATGCTGTCCTATAAACTCGGTCGCAGTATCAATTGGGATGGCCAGAAAGAACTGGTCCTCAACGATGATGAAGCCAATAAACTACTCCGCCGCGATTACCGGGGGCAGTGGCAGTATCCTTCGGTTTAG
- a CDS encoding tetratricopeptide repeat protein, which yields MNRLEQLLVFCQEEPNDPFNWYALTLEYQKSDPQKAGEGYDKLVQDFPGYVPTYYHAGQFWAEAGEEDKAKAIYEAGIHQAEQAKDFHALRELKGALQRWMDEWEM from the coding sequence ATGAATCGACTCGAACAATTACTGGTGTTTTGTCAAGAAGAACCGAATGATCCCTTTAACTGGTATGCCTTAACGCTCGAATACCAGAAGTCTGACCCTCAGAAAGCAGGCGAGGGCTACGATAAATTAGTACAGGATTTCCCCGGATACGTTCCTACGTATTATCACGCGGGGCAATTCTGGGCCGAGGCGGGTGAGGAAGACAAAGCCAAAGCGATTTATGAAGCAGGCATCCATCAGGCCGAGCAGGCGAAAGACTTTCACGCTTTACGCGAACTCAAAGGAGCCTTGCAACGCTGGATGGATGAGTGGGAAATGTAA
- a CDS encoding electron transfer flavoprotein subunit beta/FixA family protein yields MKILVCLSIVPDTTAKISFTDGDTKLNKTGVQFIAGPYDDYALSRAVDLKEQLGGTVTVLNVGDADGEPIIRKALAVGADDAIRVNAEPRDAYFVAEQIAAIAQRESYDLILMGRESIDFNGGQVHGIVGEMLGLPSYSPVMKLEITGHTAQLTREIEGGKELLEAPLPLVLGCQEPIAEWKIPNMRGIMTARTKPLNVVEPTGQDSLTQATRFELPPAKGAVKMIPAAEAETLITLLRTEAKVL; encoded by the coding sequence ATGAAAATTCTGGTTTGTCTCAGTATCGTTCCGGATACGACAGCGAAAATATCGTTCACCGACGGTGACACCAAGCTGAATAAAACCGGCGTTCAATTTATTGCCGGACCTTACGACGATTACGCCCTGAGCCGGGCCGTTGATTTAAAAGAACAACTAGGCGGTACGGTAACCGTACTTAACGTAGGCGATGCCGACGGCGAACCCATCATTCGGAAGGCTCTGGCGGTTGGAGCCGACGACGCCATCCGCGTGAATGCCGAACCCCGGGACGCGTATTTTGTGGCTGAACAAATTGCCGCCATCGCCCAGCGTGAATCCTATGACTTGATTCTCATGGGTCGTGAATCCATTGATTTCAACGGTGGTCAGGTGCACGGCATTGTCGGCGAAATGCTAGGCTTGCCCTCCTATTCGCCCGTTATGAAACTGGAGATCACGGGCCATACCGCCCAGCTTACCCGAGAGATTGAAGGCGGCAAGGAACTACTAGAAGCTCCCCTTCCGCTGGTACTCGGTTGTCAGGAACCCATTGCCGAGTGGAAAATCCCTAATATGCGGGGAATCATGACGGCCCGTACCAAACCCCTCAACGTAGTGGAGCCTACGGGTCAGGATTCCCTGACGCAGGCCACCCGTTTCGAACTACCCCCAGCCAAAGGAGCCGTAAAAATGATTCCGGCGGCAGAAGCCGAAACGCTCATTACCTTACTTCGTACGGAAGCGAAGGTGCTGTAA
- a CDS encoding electron transfer flavoprotein subunit alpha/FixB family protein has product MSVLIFAELDQGEVKVASLEALYYGANVAQELQTSATALVIGTTSADLASLGQYGVTKVLHVSDEKLNAANALAYASVLAAAVEVEQASVIVIAKSSLGDTLAARSAGKLKAGLVSNVTELPDTSNGFRVKHSIYTGKAFAITEMREGRKILTLKKNVVSPELSQATASVESFSPSIPETDFVAKVIQTEKATGEISLSDADIIVSGGRGMKGPEHWKPLEELAEALHAATGCSKPVSDLDWRPHHEHIGQTGLKVSPNVYIACGISGAIQHLAGVNGSKVIVVINKDPEAPFFKAADYGIVGDVFDILPRLTKAAREQLV; this is encoded by the coding sequence ATGTCCGTCCTCATTTTTGCTGAATTAGATCAGGGCGAGGTTAAAGTGGCCTCCCTGGAAGCGTTATACTACGGGGCTAACGTAGCTCAAGAACTCCAGACCTCAGCTACGGCTCTGGTCATTGGTACCACGTCAGCAGACTTAGCTTCGCTGGGTCAGTATGGCGTCACGAAAGTGCTGCACGTCAGCGATGAAAAGCTCAATGCAGCGAATGCCCTGGCGTATGCCAGTGTACTGGCCGCTGCCGTCGAGGTAGAACAGGCGTCCGTCATTGTCATTGCCAAATCGTCGTTAGGAGATACGCTGGCGGCCCGTTCAGCGGGTAAACTCAAAGCGGGATTGGTATCAAACGTTACCGAATTGCCCGATACGAGTAATGGATTCCGGGTAAAACATAGCATTTACACGGGGAAAGCCTTTGCCATTACCGAAATGCGGGAGGGCCGAAAAATTCTGACGCTTAAGAAAAACGTCGTTTCCCCCGAATTAAGTCAGGCTACGGCCAGTGTCGAAAGTTTTAGCCCTTCGATTCCGGAAACTGATTTTGTAGCTAAAGTCATTCAAACCGAAAAGGCAACCGGCGAGATTTCGCTTTCGGATGCGGACATTATTGTTTCCGGGGGTCGCGGGATGAAAGGGCCTGAGCATTGGAAACCCCTCGAAGAATTAGCCGAAGCTTTGCACGCGGCAACCGGCTGTTCCAAACCCGTATCTGACCTGGACTGGCGACCGCACCACGAGCATATTGGGCAAACGGGCCTGAAAGTCAGCCCGAACGTCTACATTGCCTGTGGTATTTCCGGAGCCATTCAGCACCTGGCCGGGGTCAATGGTTCGAAAGTAATTGTCGTAATTAATAAGGATCCGGAAGCCCCTTTCTTCAAAGCTGCCGATTATGGCATCGTGGGTGACGTTTTTGACATACTCCCCCGCCTGACAAAAGCGGCCCGAGAACAATTGGTATAG
- a CDS encoding bifunctional nuclease family protein gives MEKIKLEILGLSPSQSQTGSFALILGEEFGNRRLPIIIGMFEAQAIAIEIEKITPNRPMTHDLFKSFAQGFHYKVTEIVISDLREGIFFAQIVCTDGLKERVIDARPSDAIAIGLRFNVPIYTFENLLSEAGIVANEGSSSERSSESAAPSSTGSSKSKPFPDQLKDNSMEDLQRMLDQALSNEEYEKAAQIRDEISRRN, from the coding sequence GTGGAAAAAATCAAGTTAGAGATTTTAGGTCTTTCTCCGAGTCAGTCACAGACCGGATCATTTGCGTTGATATTGGGCGAAGAATTCGGAAACCGCCGATTACCCATCATCATCGGTATGTTTGAAGCTCAGGCGATCGCCATAGAAATTGAGAAAATTACACCTAACCGACCCATGACGCACGATTTGTTTAAGTCGTTTGCTCAGGGCTTTCACTATAAAGTCACGGAAATTGTCATTTCGGATTTGCGGGAAGGTATTTTCTTTGCTCAGATTGTTTGCACCGATGGCCTGAAAGAACGCGTAATTGACGCCCGCCCTTCGGATGCCATTGCCATTGGCCTGCGATTCAACGTTCCCATCTATACCTTCGAAAACTTACTGTCAGAAGCGGGCATCGTAGCCAACGAAGGCAGTAGTAGCGAACGTTCTTCTGAATCAGCGGCTCCTTCCAGTACCGGTAGCAGCAAATCCAAGCCCTTCCCCGATCAACTGAAGGATAACTCCATGGAAGATTTGCAGCGTATGCTTGATCAGGCCCTCAGTAACGAGGAGTACGAAAAAGCCGCTCAGATTCGGGATGAAATCAGTCGGCGTAACTAA
- a CDS encoding cell division protein FtsX encodes MATTQRRKKYLPNLTVTVSLTIALFLMGLCGLLTVMGRKLSEVVKQNIEVQVYLNKDLTNDQAEQIRRTIVAKPYVATREGKPQVTYVSKEEAAEKFIKDTGENFKDFLGENPLRDGVFIKIQEDYFSEAGLKQIKQDLQKIPGVFEATYVENFVEDVNKNITKIYLVLSVFVVLLLIIIVVLVNNTIKLALYSQRFTIRSMQLVGATNGFIRKPFLYRGIVQGLLSALFACGLLAVIVNLGFKYIDGIYLLLGDWKKLATLAVSLAFIGMLIGFISTFQSVERYLRSSIDRLY; translated from the coding sequence ATGGCCACTACTCAACGACGAAAGAAATACTTACCCAATCTGACCGTTACTGTCAGTCTCACGATTGCCCTATTTCTAATGGGTTTATGTGGTTTATTGACGGTGATGGGACGAAAGTTGTCAGAGGTAGTCAAACAGAATATCGAAGTTCAGGTATACCTGAACAAGGATCTGACCAATGATCAGGCGGAACAAATTCGGCGAACCATTGTGGCAAAGCCTTACGTAGCTACCCGCGAGGGAAAACCTCAGGTAACGTACGTATCCAAGGAGGAAGCCGCCGAAAAGTTTATTAAAGATACGGGTGAAAACTTCAAGGATTTCCTCGGTGAAAACCCATTACGGGACGGCGTTTTTATCAAAATCCAGGAAGATTACTTTTCTGAAGCTGGACTGAAACAAATCAAGCAGGACCTTCAAAAAATTCCGGGCGTATTTGAAGCGACGTACGTGGAAAATTTTGTGGAGGATGTCAATAAAAACATCACCAAAATCTACCTCGTACTCTCCGTCTTTGTGGTTTTATTGCTGATTATCATTGTAGTACTTGTGAATAATACCATTAAATTAGCCCTCTATTCCCAGCGATTTACCATTCGCAGTATGCAGTTGGTTGGGGCGACAAACGGATTTATTCGGAAACCCTTTTTGTACCGGGGTATTGTTCAGGGGCTATTAAGTGCCCTTTTTGCCTGCGGCTTACTGGCGGTTATCGTCAATCTGGGTTTCAAATACATTGATGGCATTTACCTACTTCTGGGTGACTGGAAAAAGCTAGCTACCTTAGCCGTATCACTAGCCTTCATAGGAATGCTCATTGGATTTATTAGTACCTTTCAATCGGTGGAACGGTATTTACGTTCTTCCATAGATCGGTTGTATTGA
- a CDS encoding DUF3098 domain-containing protein, protein MATETKVAPSVNPYTTPATPVSPAPAQAMPFQRSNYLWMIIGVVTILVGFLVMNMDKEPFGFGFMGLTLGPLVVVVGYIIEFYAILQKPKA, encoded by the coding sequence ATGGCAACAGAAACGAAAGTAGCTCCCAGCGTGAATCCTTACACGACTCCCGCTACGCCCGTAAGCCCCGCTCCTGCTCAGGCCATGCCTTTTCAACGGAGCAATTACCTGTGGATGATCATTGGCGTAGTGACCATTCTGGTCGGCTTTTTGGTTATGAATATGGATAAAGAGCCTTTTGGTTTTGGTTTTATGGGCCTGACGCTCGGACCGCTAGTTGTAGTGGTGGGTTATATCATTGAGTTTTACGCTATTCTGCAGAAACCTAAAGCTTAA